AGTCCACTGCCTCTGGGCATGCGGATGTCCAAGAAGATGATCTCCGGTGAAGACTCCTGGATGAGGGTCCTTCCTGTACGCGCATCTGCCGCTTCACCCACTATGCGTATCTCCGGGTGTCGGTCTTCCAAAATTTTGCGGATCACTGCCCGCTGCTTGGCCTCATCATCAATGACCACTGCCGTATACGTCCTCTCACTCATCTCTGAATCCCTTGAATACCAATGTCACTTTCGTACCGGGATACTCCTGGTTCTCAGGCTCCCATTCTGCATAGTCTTTGGTCACCTCTCCCAATCCGGTCTGTTGCAGGGTATGGATACGATCTCTGATCAAGGTCCTGCCCAAGCTGGTGTGTTCATCATTCCTTTTACCTTCTGTTGCGCCCAGCCCTACGCCATTATCCGCTACCACGACAACCAGATCCCCGTCTATATCCCGGAATCCTACATACAAAAGACCTTGGTCATCCATCCGATCAAGCAGTCCGTGATTGATAGCATTCTCCACCAAGGGCTGTATGATCATAGATGGGATATGTGTCTCATCCAGATCCAGGTCTTCAGCAATGTTCCATTCCACCTTGAATTTGTCTTCGAAGCGCATGTGCTCCAACTCGGTATAAAGGGTGAGCAATTCTATCTCCTTGCGCAGGGTCAAATAGCGCTCCTTGCTGGTATCGAGATACATGCGGATCAGTCGGGCGAATTTGGTCAGGTAGGTCTCCGCCTGTTGAGGTTCATTGTGCTGTATATAGTAGCGAATAGCCTCTAGGGCATTGAAGACGAAGTGGGGATTCATCTGAGCGCGCAAAGCCTTTGATTCCATATCAGCGAGGCGCTGTGTGGTCTCCCGCTCCCGTCTACTGGCCTCTAAGAGCAGTTGCTGGCGTTCCATCTCGGCCTTGACCCGTTCTTCCTTATAGCGATTGATCCTATCAGAAAGCGCAAAGCTGAAGAAGAGCACCTCGAATGCCGACCCCATCTGCACATAATGCAGACTCACCATATAGTGATAGTCCATCAGGCCATTCTCAGTAAGGGTGTACAGAATGACTCCCACGGCCAAGAAAAGCCATCCCATCAATACATAACGACCCGTAATGCTTCCTCTGAAGAATGTACGGATGGCAGCGATAAAGACCACGATGGATCCGAATACATTGGCCCCATGGGTGAAGATGTAGCCGATCTTGCTCTCTGTGAAATGACCCAATAAGAAAGAAAGGGCATAGAAACCTGCCGTCATGATCAAGAGCCGGTGTATGACCGGTGCATCAGTGCGTGTCTTCAATAAGCGCATGATGAACAGCGCTACGATGATTCCAGACAATTGTGGATAGATGGCCGATCCATAGGTCTTCAAGTAGATGCAGTCTGCAAAAATGTATTGCTGAAGCACTCCGGTCATATACCCCATGAGCAGGATCATACTCATCAAGAAGATGATATATATGAGATAATTGATGTCCCTGACCGAGATGTAGATGAAGCTATTGTAGAGGATCATGATGATCAAGAGACCGAAATACAGGCCATTGATGAACGATTGTTTGTCCACATAATCGGTCAAGCCCACATTATCGGCCAAGTAGATGGGTATGGTCCGATTGTTCTTCGATTCGAAGCGAAGCAGGTATATCCCCTCACTGTTTGTAGGCAGCTTATAGACCATAGGAGAAATGTTCATATGCCTGCTCCTGAAGGGCAAGGACATACCCGTATGTAGCACCTCATGCGGTGTACCTCCTTCTACCTCGAATACCTTATAGGAC
The DNA window shown above is from Flavobacteriales bacterium and carries:
- a CDS encoding histidine kinase, with amino-acid sequence MPHPRIFYSMLVLLLGLSYQSAWGIEEGRFINVGKDGLYLHLPTTISAEEALSLLDEFQPSEREVYTLGVSKEALWVYLDLSQRERGCYYLSQLEPRMTSYKVFEVEGGTPHEVLHTGMSLPFRSRHMNISPMVYKLPTNSEGIYLLRFESKNNRTIPIYLADNVGLTDYVDKQSFINGLYFGLLIIMILYNSFIYISVRDINYLIYIIFLMSMILLMGYMTGVLQQYIFADCIYLKTYGSAIYPQLSGIIVALFIMRLLKTRTDAPVIHRLLIMTAGFYALSFLLGHFTESKIGYIFTHGANVFGSIVVFIAAIRTFFRGSITGRYVLMGWLFLAVGVILYTLTENGLMDYHYMVSLHYVQMGSAFEVLFFSFALSDRINRYKEERVKAEMERQQLLLEASRRERETTQRLADMESKALRAQMNPHFVFNALEAIRYYIQHNEPQQAETYLTKFARLIRMYLDTSKERYLTLRKEIELLTLYTELEHMRFEDKFKVEWNIAEDLDLDETHIPSMIIQPLVENAINHGLLDRMDDQGLLYVGFRDIDGDLVVVVADNGVGLGATEGKRNDEHTSLGRTLIRDRIHTLQQTGLGEVTKDYAEWEPENQEYPGTKVTLVFKGFRDE